Proteins co-encoded in one Zalophus californianus isolate mZalCal1 chromosome 9, mZalCal1.pri.v2, whole genome shotgun sequence genomic window:
- the SUV39H2 gene encoding histone-lysine N-methyltransferase SUV39H2 isoform X3, protein MEYYLVKWKGWPDSTNTWEPLQNLKCPLLLQQFSNDKHNYLSQVNKGKAISLKDNNKALKPAVAEYIVKKAKQRVALQRWQDELNRRKNHKGMIFVENTVDLEGPPSDFYYINEYKPAPGISLVNEATFGCSCTDCFFEKCCPAEAGVLLAYNKNQQIKIPPGTPIYECNSRCQCGPDCPNRIVQKGTQYSLCIFRTSNGCGWGVKTLVKIKRMSFVMEYVGEVITSEEAERRGQLYDNKGITYLFDLDYESDEFTVDAARYGNVSHFVNHSCDPNLQVFNVFIDNLDTRLPRIALFSTRTINAGEELTFDYQMKGSGDISSDSVDHSPAKKRVRTVCKCGAVTCRGYLN, encoded by the exons ATGGAGTATTATCTTGTAAAATGGAAAGGATGGCCAGATTCTACAAATACTTGGGAACCTTTGCAAAATCTCAAGTGCCCATTACTACTTCAACAGTTCTCTAATGACAAGCATAATTATTTATCTCAGGTAAACAAAGGCAAAGCAATATCTCTAAAAGACAATAACAAAGCTTTGAAACCTGCCGTTGCCGAATATATTGTAAAGAAGGCCAAACAAAGGGTAGCTCTGCAGAGATGGCAAGATGAActcaacagaagaaagaatcataaAGGAATgatttttgttgaaaatactgtTGACTTAGAGGGCCCACCTTCAGACTTCTACTACATTAATGAATACAAACCAGCTCCTGGAATCAGCTTAGTCAATGAAGCTACCTTTGGTTGTTCATGTACAGACTGCTTCTTTGAGAAATGTTGTCCTGCTGAAGCTGGAGTTCTTTTGGCTTATAATAAAAACCAGCAAATTAAAATCCCACCTGGTACCCCCATTTATGAATGCAACTCAAGGTGTCAATGTGGACCCGATTGTCCCAATAGGATTGTACAAAAAGGCACCCAGTATTCTCTTTGCATCTTTCGAACTAGCAATGGCTGTGGCTGGGGTGTAAAAACccttgtgaagattaaaagaatGAGTTTTGTCATGGAATATGTTGGAGAG gtaatCACAAGTGAAGAAGCTGAAAGACGGGGGCAGTTATATGACAACAAGGGAATCACATATCTCTTTGATCTGGATTATGAATCTGATGAATTCACAGTGGATGCAGCCCGATATGGAAATGTCTCTCATTTTGTGAATCACAGT TGTGACCCAAATCTTCAGGTGTTCAATGTTTTCATTGACAACCTTGACACCCGTCTTCCCCGAATAGCATTATTTTCCACAAGAACCATAAATGCTGGAGAAGAGCTCACCTTTGATTATCAAATGAAAG GTTCTGGAGATATATCTTCAGATTCTGTTGACCACAGCCCAGCCAAAAAGAGGGTCAGAACTGTGTGCAAGTGTGGAGCTGTGACTTGCAGAGGTTACCTCAACTGA